Proteins co-encoded in one Conger conger chromosome 4, fConCon1.1, whole genome shotgun sequence genomic window:
- the LOC133126435 gene encoding histone-lysine N-methyltransferase EZH2 isoform X7: MWPELSYRATMGLTGKKSEKGPVCWRRRVKSEYMRLRQLKRFRRADEVKQVLRQRNSMFNTNRQKIVERTDILNQEWKRRRIQPVHIMTSCSVDSGFSEFPKQVIPLKTLNAVASVPVMYSWSPLQQNFMVEDETVLHNIPYMGDEILDQDGTFIEELIKNYDGKVHGDRECGFINDEIFVELVNALNQYSDNEDDEEEEDQNEYKLDKMDLCDGKDDHDDPRKDHLLNSESRGSENSKKFPADKIFEAISSMFPDKGSTEELKEKYKELTEQQLPGALPPECTPNIDGPNAKSVQREQSLHSFHTLFCRRCFKYDCFLHRESPASISAFHATPNTYKRKNMENLVDSKPCGMDCYMYLVQDGMVREYPAGLVAERPKTPSKRPVGRRRGRLPNSSSRPSTPTVNAETKDTDSDREAGGDAGGDCNDKDDDDDDKKDETTSSSEANSRCQTPVKLKLSSEPPENVDWSGAEASLFRVLIGTYYDNFCAIARLIGTKTCRQVYEFRVKESSIIARAPAEDVDTPPRKKRKKHSCRLWATHCRKIQLKKDGSSNHVYNYQPCDHPRQPCDSSCPCVTAQNFCEKFCQCSSECQNRFPGCRCKAQCNTKQCPCYLAVRECDPDLCLTCGAAEHWDSKNVSCKNCSIQRGAKKHLLLAPSDVAGWGIFIKEPVQKNEFISEYCGEIISQDEADRRGKVYDKYMCSFLFNLNNDFVVDATRKGNKIRFANHSVNPNCYAKVMMVNGDHRIGIFAKRAIQTGEELFFDYRYSQADALKYVGIEREMEMP, encoded by the exons ATGTGGCCAGAACTCTCTTACAG GGCGACCATGGGCTTGACAGGGAAGAAATCAGAGAAAGGCccagtgtgctggaggaggagggtgaaATCAGAATACATGCGACTCCGGCAGCTGAAGAGGTTCCGGAGAGCGGACGAGGTGAAG CAGGTTCTCCGACAAAGAAAT AGCATGTTTAATACCAACCGGCAGAAGATTGTGGAGCGCACGGATATCCTGAATCAGGAGTGGAAGCGCCGGCGGATACAGCCCGTGCACATCATGACATCT TGCTCTGTGGACAGCGGCTTCTCAGAGTTCCCCAAGCAAGTCATTCCTCTGAAGACTCTGAACGCTGTGGCGTCTGTACCCGTCATGTACTCATGGTCACCCCTCCAGCAGAACTTCATG GTGGAAGATGAGACTGTTTTGCACAACATCCCCTATATGGGAGATGAAATCCTGGATCAGGATGGCACCTTCATTGAGGAACTCATTAAGAACTATGATGGCAAAGTCCATGGAGACAGAG AATGTGGCTTCATAAACGATGAGATCTTTGTGGAGCTGGTCAATGCACTCAATCAGTACAGCGACAACGAGGAtgatgaagaagaggaggatCAGAACGAGTACAAGCTGGATAAGATGGACCTATGCGACGGCAAGGATGACCACGACGACCCCAGGAAGGACCATCTGCTCAACTCCGAGA GTAGAGGAAGTGAAAACTCTAAAAAGTTTCCTGCAGACAAGATATTTGAGGCCATATCTTCCATGTTTCCAGACAAAGGGTCAACAGAAGAGCTCAAAGAAAA GTACAAAGAGCTGACGGAGCAGCAGCTCCCCGGGGCTCTGCCCCCAGAATGCACCCCCAACATCGACGGACCAAACGCCAAGTCAGTGCAGCGGGAGCAGAGCCTGCACTCCTTCCACACGCTCTTCTGCCGACGCTGCTTCAAGTACGACTGCTTCCTGCACCGTGAGTCCCCCGCCTCCATCTCAG CCTTCCACGCAACTCCAAACACGTATAAGCGCAAGAACATGGAGAACCTGGTCGACAGCAAACCCTGTGGCATGGACTGCTACATGTACCTGGTGCAG gacGGCATGGTGAGGGAGTACCCAGCAGGCCTGGTGGCAGAGAGGCCCAAGACCCCGTCCAAGCGGCCGGTGGGGCGCCGCAGGGGGAGGCTccccaacagcagcagcaggcccagCACCCCCACCGTCAACGCCGAGACCAAGGACACGGACAGCGACCGGGAGGCCGGGGGCGACGCAGGGGGGGACTGCAACGACAaggacgacgacgacgacgacaaGAAGGACGAGACCACCAGCTCCTCAG AGGCCAACTCGCGCTGCCAGACCCCGGTGAAGCTGAAGCTGAGCTCGGAGCCCCCGGAGAACGTGGACTGGAGCGGGGCCGAGGCCTCCCTCTTCAGGGTGCTCATCGGCACGTACTACGACAACTTCTGCGCCATCGCCCGCCTCATAGGCACCAAGACCTGCAGACAG GTGTATGAATTCCGGGTAAAAGAGTCCAGTATTATCGCTCGTGCCCCTGCAGAAGATGTAGATACTCCACCaagaaagaagaggaagaaacaCA GTTGTAGGTTGTGGGCCACGCATTGCAGGAAGATCCAGCTCAAGAAag ATGGCTCCTCCAATCACGTGTACAACTACCAGCCATGTGACCATCCTCGCCAGCCGTGTGACAGCTCCTGCCCCTGTGTCACCGCCCAGAACTTCTGTGAGAAGTTCTGCCAATGCAGCTCTGAGT GTCAGAACCGCTTCCCCGGCTGCCGCTGCAAGGCGCAGTGCAACACCAAGCAGTGCCCGTGCTACCTGGCCGTGCGGGAGTGCGACCCCGACCTCTGCCTGACCTGCGGAGCCGCCGAGCACTGGGACAGCAAGAACGTCTCCTGCAAGAACTGCAGCATCCAGCGCGGGGCCAAGAAG cacttACTGCTGGCTCCGTCTGATGTTGCCGGCTGGGGCATTTTCATCAAAGAGCCCGTGCAGAAGAACGAGTTCATCTCCGAGTACTGCGGTGAG ATCATCTCGCAGGACGAGGCCGACCGCAGAGGGAAGGTGTATGATAAGTACATGTGCAGCTTCCTGTTCAACTTGAACAACG ACTTTGTCGTTGACGCAACAAGGAAAGGCAACAAGATCCGCTTTGCCAACCACTCCGTTAACCCCAACTGCTATGCAAAAG TAATGATGGTTAATGGAGATCACAGAATAGGTATTTTCGCCAAGAGGGCAATACAAACTGGCGAGGAGCTATTCTTTGACTACAG GTACAGCCAAGCAGACGCCCTGAAGTACGTCGGCATcgaaagagaaatggagatgCCATGA
- the LOC133126435 gene encoding histone-lysine N-methyltransferase EZH2 isoform X8, translated as MWPELSYRATMGLTGKKSEKGPVCWRRRVKSEYMRLRQLKRFRRADEVKSMFNTNRQKIVERTDILNQEWKRRRIQPVHIMTSVSSLRGTRECSVDSGFSEFPKQVIPLKTLNAVASVPVMYSWSPLQQNFMVEDETVLHNIPYMGDEILDQDGTFIEELIKNYDGKVHGDRECGFINDEIFVELVNALNQYSDNEDDEEEEDQNEYKLDKMDLCDGKDDHDDPRKDHLLNSESRGSENSKKFPADKIFEAISSMFPDKGSTEELKEKYKELTEQQLPGALPPECTPNIDGPNAKSVQREQSLHSFHTLFCRRCFKYDCFLHPFHATPNTYKRKNMENLVDSKPCGMDCYMYLVQDGMVREYPAGLVAERPKTPSKRPVGRRRGRLPNSSSRPSTPTVNAETKDTDSDREAGGDAGGDCNDKDDDDDDKKDETTSSSEANSRCQTPVKLKLSSEPPENVDWSGAEASLFRVLIGTYYDNFCAIARLIGTKTCRQVYEFRVKESSIIARAPAEDVDTPPRKKRKKHSCRLWATHCRKIQLKKDGSSNHVYNYQPCDHPRQPCDSSCPCVTAQNFCEKFCQCSSECQNRFPGCRCKAQCNTKQCPCYLAVRECDPDLCLTCGAAEHWDSKNVSCKNCSIQRGAKKHLLLAPSDVAGWGIFIKEPVQKNEFISEYCGEIISQDEADRRGKVYDKYMCSFLFNLNNDFVVDATRKGNKIRFANHSVNPNCYAKVMMVNGDHRIGIFAKRAIQTGEELFFDYRYSQADALKYVGIEREMEMP; from the exons ATGTGGCCAGAACTCTCTTACAG GGCGACCATGGGCTTGACAGGGAAGAAATCAGAGAAAGGCccagtgtgctggaggaggagggtgaaATCAGAATACATGCGACTCCGGCAGCTGAAGAGGTTCCGGAGAGCGGACGAGGTGAAG AGCATGTTTAATACCAACCGGCAGAAGATTGTGGAGCGCACGGATATCCTGAATCAGGAGTGGAAGCGCCGGCGGATACAGCCCGTGCACATCATGACATCTGTAAGCTCCTTGCGTGGGACCAGAGAG TGCTCTGTGGACAGCGGCTTCTCAGAGTTCCCCAAGCAAGTCATTCCTCTGAAGACTCTGAACGCTGTGGCGTCTGTACCCGTCATGTACTCATGGTCACCCCTCCAGCAGAACTTCATG GTGGAAGATGAGACTGTTTTGCACAACATCCCCTATATGGGAGATGAAATCCTGGATCAGGATGGCACCTTCATTGAGGAACTCATTAAGAACTATGATGGCAAAGTCCATGGAGACAGAG AATGTGGCTTCATAAACGATGAGATCTTTGTGGAGCTGGTCAATGCACTCAATCAGTACAGCGACAACGAGGAtgatgaagaagaggaggatCAGAACGAGTACAAGCTGGATAAGATGGACCTATGCGACGGCAAGGATGACCACGACGACCCCAGGAAGGACCATCTGCTCAACTCCGAGA GTAGAGGAAGTGAAAACTCTAAAAAGTTTCCTGCAGACAAGATATTTGAGGCCATATCTTCCATGTTTCCAGACAAAGGGTCAACAGAAGAGCTCAAAGAAAA GTACAAAGAGCTGACGGAGCAGCAGCTCCCCGGGGCTCTGCCCCCAGAATGCACCCCCAACATCGACGGACCAAACGCCAAGTCAGTGCAGCGGGAGCAGAGCCTGCACTCCTTCCACACGCTCTTCTGCCGACGCTGCTTCAAGTACGACTGCTTCCTGCACC CCTTCCACGCAACTCCAAACACGTATAAGCGCAAGAACATGGAGAACCTGGTCGACAGCAAACCCTGTGGCATGGACTGCTACATGTACCTGGTGCAG gacGGCATGGTGAGGGAGTACCCAGCAGGCCTGGTGGCAGAGAGGCCCAAGACCCCGTCCAAGCGGCCGGTGGGGCGCCGCAGGGGGAGGCTccccaacagcagcagcaggcccagCACCCCCACCGTCAACGCCGAGACCAAGGACACGGACAGCGACCGGGAGGCCGGGGGCGACGCAGGGGGGGACTGCAACGACAaggacgacgacgacgacgacaaGAAGGACGAGACCACCAGCTCCTCAG AGGCCAACTCGCGCTGCCAGACCCCGGTGAAGCTGAAGCTGAGCTCGGAGCCCCCGGAGAACGTGGACTGGAGCGGGGCCGAGGCCTCCCTCTTCAGGGTGCTCATCGGCACGTACTACGACAACTTCTGCGCCATCGCCCGCCTCATAGGCACCAAGACCTGCAGACAG GTGTATGAATTCCGGGTAAAAGAGTCCAGTATTATCGCTCGTGCCCCTGCAGAAGATGTAGATACTCCACCaagaaagaagaggaagaaacaCA GTTGTAGGTTGTGGGCCACGCATTGCAGGAAGATCCAGCTCAAGAAag ATGGCTCCTCCAATCACGTGTACAACTACCAGCCATGTGACCATCCTCGCCAGCCGTGTGACAGCTCCTGCCCCTGTGTCACCGCCCAGAACTTCTGTGAGAAGTTCTGCCAATGCAGCTCTGAGT GTCAGAACCGCTTCCCCGGCTGCCGCTGCAAGGCGCAGTGCAACACCAAGCAGTGCCCGTGCTACCTGGCCGTGCGGGAGTGCGACCCCGACCTCTGCCTGACCTGCGGAGCCGCCGAGCACTGGGACAGCAAGAACGTCTCCTGCAAGAACTGCAGCATCCAGCGCGGGGCCAAGAAG cacttACTGCTGGCTCCGTCTGATGTTGCCGGCTGGGGCATTTTCATCAAAGAGCCCGTGCAGAAGAACGAGTTCATCTCCGAGTACTGCGGTGAG ATCATCTCGCAGGACGAGGCCGACCGCAGAGGGAAGGTGTATGATAAGTACATGTGCAGCTTCCTGTTCAACTTGAACAACG ACTTTGTCGTTGACGCAACAAGGAAAGGCAACAAGATCCGCTTTGCCAACCACTCCGTTAACCCCAACTGCTATGCAAAAG TAATGATGGTTAATGGAGATCACAGAATAGGTATTTTCGCCAAGAGGGCAATACAAACTGGCGAGGAGCTATTCTTTGACTACAG GTACAGCCAAGCAGACGCCCTGAAGTACGTCGGCATcgaaagagaaatggagatgCCATGA
- the LOC133126435 gene encoding histone-lysine N-methyltransferase EZH2 isoform X11, producing the protein MWPELSYRATMGLTGKKSEKGPVCWRRRVKSEYMRLRQLKRFRRADEVKSMFNTNRQKIVERTDILNQEWKRRRIQPVHIMTSCSVDSGFSEFPKQVIPLKTLNAVASVPVMYSWSPLQQNFMVEDETVLHNIPYMGDEILDQDGTFIEELIKNYDGKVHGDRECGFINDEIFVELVNALNQYSDNEDDEEEEDQNEYKLDKMDLCDGKDDHDDPRKDHLLNSESRGSENSKKFPADKIFEAISSMFPDKGSTEELKEKYKELTEQQLPGALPPECTPNIDGPNAKSVQREQSLHSFHTLFCRRCFKYDCFLHPFHATPNTYKRKNMENLVDSKPCGMDCYMYLVQDGMVREYPAGLVAERPKTPSKRPVGRRRGRLPNSSSRPSTPTVNAETKDTDSDREAGGDAGGDCNDKDDDDDDKKDETTSSSEANSRCQTPVKLKLSSEPPENVDWSGAEASLFRVLIGTYYDNFCAIARLIGTKTCRQVYEFRVKESSIIARAPAEDVDTPPRKKRKKHRLWATHCRKIQLKKDGSSNHVYNYQPCDHPRQPCDSSCPCVTAQNFCEKFCQCSSECQNRFPGCRCKAQCNTKQCPCYLAVRECDPDLCLTCGAAEHWDSKNVSCKNCSIQRGAKKHLLLAPSDVAGWGIFIKEPVQKNEFISEYCGEIISQDEADRRGKVYDKYMCSFLFNLNNDFVVDATRKGNKIRFANHSVNPNCYAKVMMVNGDHRIGIFAKRAIQTGEELFFDYRYSQADALKYVGIEREMEMP; encoded by the exons ATGTGGCCAGAACTCTCTTACAG GGCGACCATGGGCTTGACAGGGAAGAAATCAGAGAAAGGCccagtgtgctggaggaggagggtgaaATCAGAATACATGCGACTCCGGCAGCTGAAGAGGTTCCGGAGAGCGGACGAGGTGAAG AGCATGTTTAATACCAACCGGCAGAAGATTGTGGAGCGCACGGATATCCTGAATCAGGAGTGGAAGCGCCGGCGGATACAGCCCGTGCACATCATGACATCT TGCTCTGTGGACAGCGGCTTCTCAGAGTTCCCCAAGCAAGTCATTCCTCTGAAGACTCTGAACGCTGTGGCGTCTGTACCCGTCATGTACTCATGGTCACCCCTCCAGCAGAACTTCATG GTGGAAGATGAGACTGTTTTGCACAACATCCCCTATATGGGAGATGAAATCCTGGATCAGGATGGCACCTTCATTGAGGAACTCATTAAGAACTATGATGGCAAAGTCCATGGAGACAGAG AATGTGGCTTCATAAACGATGAGATCTTTGTGGAGCTGGTCAATGCACTCAATCAGTACAGCGACAACGAGGAtgatgaagaagaggaggatCAGAACGAGTACAAGCTGGATAAGATGGACCTATGCGACGGCAAGGATGACCACGACGACCCCAGGAAGGACCATCTGCTCAACTCCGAGA GTAGAGGAAGTGAAAACTCTAAAAAGTTTCCTGCAGACAAGATATTTGAGGCCATATCTTCCATGTTTCCAGACAAAGGGTCAACAGAAGAGCTCAAAGAAAA GTACAAAGAGCTGACGGAGCAGCAGCTCCCCGGGGCTCTGCCCCCAGAATGCACCCCCAACATCGACGGACCAAACGCCAAGTCAGTGCAGCGGGAGCAGAGCCTGCACTCCTTCCACACGCTCTTCTGCCGACGCTGCTTCAAGTACGACTGCTTCCTGCACC CCTTCCACGCAACTCCAAACACGTATAAGCGCAAGAACATGGAGAACCTGGTCGACAGCAAACCCTGTGGCATGGACTGCTACATGTACCTGGTGCAG gacGGCATGGTGAGGGAGTACCCAGCAGGCCTGGTGGCAGAGAGGCCCAAGACCCCGTCCAAGCGGCCGGTGGGGCGCCGCAGGGGGAGGCTccccaacagcagcagcaggcccagCACCCCCACCGTCAACGCCGAGACCAAGGACACGGACAGCGACCGGGAGGCCGGGGGCGACGCAGGGGGGGACTGCAACGACAaggacgacgacgacgacgacaaGAAGGACGAGACCACCAGCTCCTCAG AGGCCAACTCGCGCTGCCAGACCCCGGTGAAGCTGAAGCTGAGCTCGGAGCCCCCGGAGAACGTGGACTGGAGCGGGGCCGAGGCCTCCCTCTTCAGGGTGCTCATCGGCACGTACTACGACAACTTCTGCGCCATCGCCCGCCTCATAGGCACCAAGACCTGCAGACAG GTGTATGAATTCCGGGTAAAAGAGTCCAGTATTATCGCTCGTGCCCCTGCAGAAGATGTAGATACTCCACCaagaaagaagaggaagaaacaCAG GTTGTGGGCCACGCATTGCAGGAAGATCCAGCTCAAGAAag ATGGCTCCTCCAATCACGTGTACAACTACCAGCCATGTGACCATCCTCGCCAGCCGTGTGACAGCTCCTGCCCCTGTGTCACCGCCCAGAACTTCTGTGAGAAGTTCTGCCAATGCAGCTCTGAGT GTCAGAACCGCTTCCCCGGCTGCCGCTGCAAGGCGCAGTGCAACACCAAGCAGTGCCCGTGCTACCTGGCCGTGCGGGAGTGCGACCCCGACCTCTGCCTGACCTGCGGAGCCGCCGAGCACTGGGACAGCAAGAACGTCTCCTGCAAGAACTGCAGCATCCAGCGCGGGGCCAAGAAG cacttACTGCTGGCTCCGTCTGATGTTGCCGGCTGGGGCATTTTCATCAAAGAGCCCGTGCAGAAGAACGAGTTCATCTCCGAGTACTGCGGTGAG ATCATCTCGCAGGACGAGGCCGACCGCAGAGGGAAGGTGTATGATAAGTACATGTGCAGCTTCCTGTTCAACTTGAACAACG ACTTTGTCGTTGACGCAACAAGGAAAGGCAACAAGATCCGCTTTGCCAACCACTCCGTTAACCCCAACTGCTATGCAAAAG TAATGATGGTTAATGGAGATCACAGAATAGGTATTTTCGCCAAGAGGGCAATACAAACTGGCGAGGAGCTATTCTTTGACTACAG GTACAGCCAAGCAGACGCCCTGAAGTACGTCGGCATcgaaagagaaatggagatgCCATGA